In Glycine max cultivar Williams 82 chromosome 15, Glycine_max_v4.0, whole genome shotgun sequence, the DNA window ggtTTTGTTAATCACTGCTTAATTAGAagtaaaagattttttatataaaaaactgtAACATACCATAATTCTTATTAGAAActaatttcttaatttctatCATTGAAGTCATGGTCAAccaaaatattttactaataattGATGACAGTAATAACAATTTGAGATTGAGAGGAAAGCTAATCCTATGTTTAACATGCATGAAAAAGGGTGAACCATTGAGGTCAGCCTAGTAATGGAAAAGTTTGAGTAGTTTACACTTTATGTAAGATCTAAGTTTCAACGAAGTGGTGTTATCGTACACAAGAAAATACACATAAATGAGTTCATATTGATTACTTGCCTTAAATATAACATTTGATCaccctattttaaaaaatctataattttgatcaaatttttaattcttcCTATATTAATTCttgcattttaattaattaaataatttcttgaatgtcttaaataaatgtattaattaaatcatttcttGAATGTCTTAAATAAATGTCAAGTCTAACATTCAATTGGACCAAAATAgcataatttaataattctGTCCATTTATTACTAACTTTTTAGCTTGATCAAATAGCATTATTTGGATTTCttctgaaaaaatattttatatctgaAAACTATTCAACATAAATTTTGCGTTCCAATTCATGCATTTTATGTCTACCTCATCTGCGAAGATTCACAGGTCACATACGAATCATGAATCAAAGTCCATAGAGACGGATATCCCCCTCGGTGGCGACCATTCATTAAcgtgtctttctttctctacaGTGGCCATTTACGTGTTCCAATTGGCAAGACAAGCCAATTGAAAGTCAGTGGCTGGATTAGTTCAGCTTATTTTATCACAACACAGGAAACAAATAATCTTGAGTAAGATTTTCAAATGACACAATAGTGGTGAAGATACAAACAGACAAACCAAAAACATGGACCCTATATTCATAGGGGCCCTATTAAAATCAGTGGGCCTCTGTTTCCTTAGTGTCTATCTCTCCCTATTATGTGAAAAATACCCTGGAGAGATCCATTGCCCACTAACTGGTAAGTGGTAACTACacattttgttaaaatgaaCCACTTCATCATAATAGCTATAAGAAACACAAAAGGGAATCGAGGCAGcaaagttttttgaaaaatgatataCAAGTTTTCCGAATAACTGAATAAGGAAAGGAGGGTTATATACAACAATCAAGAAGCACCTAATAAGAATTATCTCACGACTTTTAGTTTCTATGCCCAACTCCAAAGTGAAACCTCTTGTCTTGCTTGTCGTTAAAGGCATATTCAAGACGCAAAGGACCCAAAGGTGATTCCACACGTATGCCAAACCCATAGCCGTATCCACTGCCAGGCTTCTTCCTTGCTCCAGCAGGGTcacctaataaaaaaacaaaacaccatTCAATATCAGCAAACAGCTAGAGATATACTACCGACTGAGATGAAACGGTTGAGGATtcagaaactattttttttttttgacactgGATATTGTCACTTAAAGGAGCCAGAGCACAAGGATAAGCCAAGAAAAGCTGTTCTGTTAGGATAAATGACTTCAGTCTTATGATTGTGTGCTTTGTTGTCTCCTTGACTGAGTTATAACAGCCAACAAGCTTCGTAACATAGAACGACTTCCCCCTTTTAATAAGAATTTAAGATAGGTATGATAGCTATGATAGTAATCATTCTTGTGAAGTGCAAAAAGGAaagaaccaaataaaaaaaaagaaatcaaagaaaccAAATGAAAACCTACCAGGTACAGTTGGGCCTGATCCAAGATCAGTTCCATAGTCAGAAAATATAACACCTTCTACTGGCCCGTACTGCAAACAGAAACAGTAAGATCAGTGAGTcaatttacttaaatttaatcaaatgcATGCACCTGCGGGTACAGGGACAAATGCAACAAATCTTTCTATCATCCATTTAGATGCATATGGATAGCTATTTGCAGATTATGATTTTTTGAAACCCAGTATTATATcctgagttaaaaaaaaaccactAGAATTTTAAGTGGCAGTATATATAGTTCTGGGCTTAACCTGACCCGACAAACCTGTGGTGTGACCTAACAAGGAGGGGCTACACACACACAGACAGTAAATTTAGTAGTTTGGTCATCACATAATATATTTACAGTGAACATTTGGTAAATTGGGACTAGTTTCTTAGGGTTTGAATGTTGAGCAGTCGCTCCTTGTAATCTTTATTGATCATAGTGAGTTTTCTCAGTGCAGCAGTTACTCCTAGAGAGGCCTATAGGTTCAACCATGTTAAATTCTATATAATTTCTCTTATTGTCAGGCATGTCAGGTTAAAAACACTACTGTTACTTTAAGGGAAATCATTGGAGGTGGCAAGATCAGGTcataaaaatgagaagaaaaaaaaatataattgcttTTGTAACGTTCAAATGATGTCATATTCAACTTTTGGCAGAAACACAGGAATGAGATTCTATAGAAATTTTACAGAATATTCAATATTCTGTTTTGCTTCTTACCCATTCTTAACAGTATCATCCTTCTAggtttctatatattttttaacactttCAAATTCATAACCATTATTTCCAATATTTTTCAAGCCATCTTCATCTAGTATTCCGAAAACATGTCACTCCAGTTATAAGAAATTACACAATTCAGCAACAAACTTCAGATTCAGCTAGGTGCATTTAATGACAATTAGGATAAGCACAATTCAGCCATAAGTGTGCACAAGATGCTTAATTGGATTGAGCAGGAAAAAGCATGATAAAATCTAAGTACCACGGGGAAAGAAACTTCTCCTGAGCCAACAACATACGAACGACCAGAGCCCACACTACCTTCTTCATAGCCTCTCACACTGTTTGTTCCACCAATGGCAAAAGCTTCATAGGGAGAGAAATTTCCCACCACGTGACCACCAGAGATACTACCAGTGAACCAATTAAAGTAGGTAAAACAAAAGATTGTCTGTTTTTCTTTAATGAAAGTGTACACAACAAGgcattcctttttctttcaatgACAAGGTTGACTTGATGACATGTATTTCATACCTTAAATGAAGGCGAGCAGGACCTATCTCAACACCCTTCCTGGCACGTGCATTCACCCTAGTGAAGGACAACCATTCAGGCAAAAGAGGAAGTCCCTTTTCCATGTTAAGGACAAACTGCAAAACCAAGGAATTTATGAAAGAAGCATagtattatttaaaatgaagGACCTTATTCAATTTAGAACAAACCATAGAAGATCCATGGTCGCCAGAACCAGTGTAAACAGTCTCAAGTTTAGCAAGCAATGTATCATCATGGGTATTGCCACTACAAGGCAAATTTGACAAAAGTTAGAAACAACCACACAAAGTCATGATAACCATACTGTCAGCATTACTTAGATTACAACCTTGCAGTAAGAGGACTGCTGTAACAATCCTTAATGATAGGAATACCTTGCTCATCACGTACTCCGGCATGCTGAAATGATATAgaaattttaaaggaaaaaaatcagtATTATAAATAGACATATAATCTACAttataataacatttaatttatgGCAGAAATAATCGACATATAATCTACattatattaacatttaatttatgGCAGAAATAATCTGATTATTGATTGCACAGTTTAACTAAACTAAGCATATCATCAATTTACAAATGGTATTTATAGAGCCAGAGTGGaaggactaaaattagaaataaaaagatataaacagTTGTTAATATTGTCAATGAAGCACCTGGAAAACAAGTCCCACTGTTCCGCTCCACTTTGGCCTGATTGGTCGACTAAACTCTATACCACCTGTGATGCGGCCAATGGTCAGGCTACCATTACCATCTGCATTACCATGAACAATGGTTCCAGGTGTTCTTGAATTCTAAAGTGAAGTTAATTAAATATCAGAAAATACAGTTTTTAACATTCTACCATCAAAAGTACAGTCATTGTGCTCAGACAAAACCTTCAGAAATTACCTGAATCATTATTGTTCTAGATGTTCGTTTATCATCTCCTTGAATCCAAGGGTCTGTGTAATTTATGCGATAGACTGAGTCAATCTGGCCCCTCTCTAAGGAAATATTGAGCTTCTGGTTTTTACCAAAAACATTTCTATGAGAATAGGCAAAGCTGCAACGGAATAAAAATAGAACTGAGTGGATCAGCAAAGAATAAACCAGTTGCAGTTGGACAATAAGTTAAACACAATATGAAAACATAcattacaacaaaaaaaaatattctgttGGCAATGGGGAAAACATACATAATCATAGATAAGCCAAGATAAATTATCCAAAGTTAATATCAACTAAAATTTCAACATTGCGAAGTTTTATCCTCGGCAGCATAATGTACACGACAGTGGTGTGCTTTGAGAGTTACAGCTATAAGTGGTTTATTCACCACTTGCCAATGTCATAAAAACACTGAATAGCACTCAGTATATAGAGCCAGCAGCAGAGGGCCAGAggtaaaaaaaaacccttaacTTGGTTTCATTTGCACTAAACTACTAAAGTAATCTCAGCTATTAAATGAAGGAGATGATAGGATAGCAAGAGAcaaagaattaacccataacatAGCCCAATAGCCCATCACATaacaaaactataaaaataaatcaccTTCCAATAAGCCCTCTTAGTGGACCATTTGTAATCCTGCAAAAGTAAATACCTAGTCAGATACTCAGATCATGAAACAAGCAACAGAGTCAATCTGGCACCTCtaattttggaaataaaatatCCATCTCTCTGTTATGTGTATTTATCACCAATATGGAGCTGTACAAAAGGCTCTATGGAGGGGGTCTAATCCAAAGGGATATTTGTCcggtgaaaattaaaattaggggCATTAACAGTAATTTCCAGAATTACTAGGGAGGCTAGGAATTTCATCAAACCTAAAGGAGGTAAGAGACTAAGCATAATTCATCAAATTAGCAAATATAAGCATTACTTAGGTATGCTTTAGACTAGCATCACTTACCCACTTGATATCCCACCACCAGCAGAAAATCCTCCACTGGGACGTTCCACCACATTCATCACCAAATCAACCTTCCCTGTATCTATAGCAtgccaaacaaacaaaatacagAAGTTTAGACTTTAGAGAATACCATGGATCTAATGGGTGAAGACAAATAAAAGAGATTATGTCACTTCTTCAAGAATATATGTATTTTCCATTTGACAGCATTAGTTGTGGATTGAGAGAGAATATCATTTCTCTGTTTTCTTTTACATAGACTTAGTGTGTCACCTCTTCCTTACATGTACTACTGTTAACTGATTGAAAATCAGTCACAACTGTCTTTATGACAGTTGTAACTGACAGATTACACTTCAGATAGGCTCTCAATCTTTGTACTACAAATATCAGTTGTAAACTCAAACTCTAAACCTTgaattcatttttctcatttttcaacATAAAGAAAATATCCCAAATTCTCCAAAGGATTACAAGGTATGAGATATAATAGCTTACTATCAAATGTcaatacacaaataaaaattatcaaggAAAAATTTGGGCCACTTGCAGAACACTGCAACTTGTTTTAGTCCTTTTTAGCTCTAGTTAGCtgtataaaaagcaaaaaacttATATTTGCAACTAGAGAATATGTTGGATAACCCCTGTTAGCAGTTAGTTATGATAGGTTACATACCCATTAGCTAGTTACATTGGTGAGTTAGTTAGATAGTCTAAATAAGGCATGTTGCCTACAAAAATAAGGAGGGAGGCAGGAGACagatcattttatcatttataagaGATTAGGGCCTTTCACTTGGGAGGTGAAGTCTCTCAAGAACTGCTGAGTGTGTTAGCATTCCATTTTGTAGAAAGGGAAGGCCATCCTTGTAATTCTGCAACAAAGATACGTGGTTTCTATCATAATAacatccttttttctttcttcatttctttctttttggaacCTCTTCTGTttccattaattttaatttcctgcTTTCTCCCTAAGTTTGAATGAAACATTCCCCACTTTACTTtataacaatatatacaaaGTCATTTCTGGTAGGATATTAAAATGctgggtaaaaaaaatattta includes these proteins:
- the LOC100794156 gene encoding outer envelope protein 80, chloroplastic, producing the protein MFRNDDVCIVSSSIKIPLPYISKRPTCPLRTAHSHIANATNSIAQLVNSFTSHSTELTRSVLQKSSLLCSATLSLTGDLERKCPIRRLASLSLAEEAQQKARQNEERVLISEVLVRNKDGEELERKDLEAEAAQALKACRPNSALTVREVQEDVHRIINSGYFSSCMPVAVDTRDGIRLVFQVEPNQEFQGLVCEGANVLPAKFLEDSMRDGYGKIINLRRLDEALSSINNWYMERGLFAMVSAVEILSGGILRLQVSEAEVDNISIRFLDRKTGETTMGKTKPETILRQITTKKGQVYSMLEGKRDVETVLTMGIMEDVSIIPQPADTGKVDLVMNVVERPSGGFSAGGGISSGITNGPLRGLIGSFAYSHRNVFGKNQKLNISLERGQIDSVYRINYTDPWIQGDDKRTSRTIMIQNSRTPGTIVHGNADGNGSLTIGRITGGIEFSRPIRPKWSGTVGLVFQHAGVRDEQGIPIIKDCYSSPLTASGNTHDDTLLAKLETVYTGSGDHGSSMFVLNMEKGLPLLPEWLSFTRVNARARKGVEIGPARLHLSISGGHVVGNFSPYEAFAIGGTNSVRGYEEGSVGSGRSYVVGSGEVSFPVYGPVEGVIFSDYGTDLGSGPTVPGDPAGARKKPGSGYGYGFGIRVESPLGPLRLEYAFNDKQDKRFHFGVGHRN